In the genome of Pseudomonas bubulae, one region contains:
- a CDS encoding chalcone isomerase family protein, with translation MRQLLIVLLLLYSTTSLADESARLKEANFPAQWRDGTQLMERKGQIVLTYLWADIYAAALFTQPGIQPQQAFDEQRELRLELFYLRDLEHSDITRASATILKRQQPAATLARLDAPLKQLQTSFGDIKRGDRYALDYNPQRGLKLERNGQVIFTSQNHQLAKIYLGIWLAPEGLPDPLRLSLLAQRP, from the coding sequence ATGCGCCAGTTGTTGATCGTATTGTTGCTGCTTTACTCCACCACCAGCCTGGCCGATGAGTCAGCTCGGCTAAAAGAAGCCAACTTTCCCGCCCAGTGGCGCGATGGCACGCAACTCATGGAACGCAAAGGCCAGATCGTGCTGACCTACCTCTGGGCCGATATCTATGCCGCAGCCCTTTTCACCCAGCCAGGCATCCAACCGCAACAGGCCTTTGACGAACAGCGCGAGCTGCGCCTTGAGCTGTTCTATCTGCGCGATCTGGAGCACAGCGATATCACCCGGGCCTCGGCCACCATCCTCAAGCGCCAGCAACCGGCAGCCACCCTGGCTCGCCTCGACGCCCCGCTAAAACAACTTCAGACCAGTTTTGGCGATATCAAACGCGGCGATCGCTACGCCCTGGACTACAACCCGCAACGCGGGCTGAAGCTGGAGCGCAATGGCCAGGTCATTTTCACCAGCCAGAATCATCAACTGGCCAAAATCTACCTGGGCATCTGGCTCGCACCCGAAGGTCTGCCCGACCCTCTGCGCCTGAGCCTGCTTGCGCAAAGGCCCTAG
- a CDS encoding glycerophosphodiester phosphodiesterase family protein: MTLIYGHRGAKGEAPENTLASFEQCLKHGVRRCELDLHLSKDGELMVIHDPTLKRTTDRRGKVIEHTAADLVTYDARKGGPGWMQPCPIPRLEELFEKCDFEHWQLEVKSASRTRAATTVLAIREMAVRHGLMDKVTVTSSSREVLKAALELTPDLSRGLVAEYAWLDPIKVAQSYGCEMLALNWTLCTPERLEKAQRQGLHVSVWTVNEPALMRRLADFGVDSLITDFPGLATATLGNS, encoded by the coding sequence GTGACCCTGATTTATGGCCATCGCGGCGCCAAAGGCGAAGCACCGGAAAACACCCTTGCCAGCTTTGAGCAATGCCTCAAGCATGGCGTACGGCGCTGTGAGCTCGACCTGCACCTGTCGAAGGACGGTGAGCTGATGGTCATCCACGACCCGACCCTCAAGCGCACCACGGACCGGCGCGGCAAGGTTATCGAGCACACGGCTGCCGACCTGGTGACCTATGACGCGCGCAAGGGTGGCCCGGGCTGGATGCAGCCGTGCCCGATCCCGCGCCTTGAGGAGCTGTTTGAAAAGTGCGACTTCGAGCACTGGCAGCTGGAGGTCAAGAGCGCCTCGCGCACCCGCGCAGCAACCACCGTGCTGGCAATCCGCGAAATGGCGGTACGTCACGGGCTGATGGACAAGGTCACGGTCACGTCAAGCTCGCGTGAGGTGCTCAAGGCTGCGCTGGAGTTGACGCCAGACCTGTCCCGCGGCCTGGTGGCCGAATACGCCTGGCTCGACCCGATCAAGGTCGCCCAGAGTTATGGCTGCGAGATGCTGGCATTGAACTGGACACTGTGCACGCCTGAACGCCTGGAGAAGGCCCAGCGTCAGGGTTTGCATGTGTCGGTATGGACAGTCAACGAACCTGCGCTGATGCGCAGGCTCGCCGACTTCGGCGTAGATAGCCTGATTACAGACTTTCCCGGTTTGGCCACTGCCACCCTCGGGAATAGCTGA
- a CDS encoding glyceraldehyde-3-phosphate dehydrogenase, producing MWKVPVTQKPDQCLGEWIDREALAEAMIPLIGQLYRNNNVVSSIYGRSLINRSVIAILKAHRFARHRQSDDIELSVHETFPLLKAMSELKLGAASVDLGKLAVKFKAEGNGRTAEQFVREELADVVGQQNASARKGTDVVLYGFGRIGRLLARILIEKTGGGDGLRLRAIVVRKGADNDLVKRASLLRRDSVHGPFDGTIVVDEANNTITANGNLIQVIYAKNPTEVDYTQYGIQNALLVDNTGVWRDADGLGQHLQCPGIDRVVLTAPGKGKLKNIVHGINHGEITADDKIVSAASCTTNAIVPVLKAVNDKFGIVNGHVETVHSYTNDQNLIDNFHKGDRRGRSAALNMVITETGAATAAAKALPELAGKLTGNAIRVPTPNVSMAILNLNLEKPATREEMNEYLRHMALHSDLHKQIDFVSSQEVVSTDFVGSRHAGVVDAEATICNDNRVVLYVWYDNEFGYSCQVVRVMEDMAGVNPPAFPR from the coding sequence ATGTGGAAGGTTCCCGTGACTCAGAAGCCCGACCAGTGTCTTGGTGAATGGATCGACCGTGAAGCACTCGCAGAAGCGATGATTCCGCTTATCGGTCAGCTTTACCGCAATAACAATGTGGTTAGCTCGATCTATGGCCGCAGCCTGATCAACCGTTCAGTCATTGCGATTCTCAAGGCTCACCGCTTTGCTCGCCATCGTCAGTCCGATGATATCGAATTGTCCGTGCACGAAACTTTCCCGTTGCTCAAGGCAATGAGCGAGCTCAAGCTCGGCGCTGCTTCGGTAGACCTGGGCAAGCTGGCCGTGAAGTTCAAGGCCGAAGGCAATGGCCGCACGGCTGAGCAGTTTGTGCGCGAAGAACTGGCCGATGTTGTGGGTCAGCAAAACGCTTCTGCACGTAAAGGTACTGACGTTGTGCTGTACGGCTTCGGTCGTATCGGCCGTCTGCTGGCACGCATCCTGATTGAAAAAACCGGTGGTGGCGACGGTCTGCGTCTGCGTGCCATCGTTGTGCGCAAAGGCGCCGACAACGATCTGGTCAAGCGTGCCAGCCTGCTGCGTCGTGACTCGGTGCATGGCCCGTTCGATGGCACCATCGTGGTCGATGAAGCCAACAACACCATCACCGCCAACGGCAACCTGATTCAGGTTATCTACGCGAAAAACCCTACCGAAGTGGACTACACCCAGTACGGTATCCAGAACGCCCTGCTGGTGGACAACACCGGTGTATGGCGTGATGCCGATGGCCTGGGCCAGCACTTGCAGTGCCCTGGTATCGATCGCGTGGTCCTGACCGCTCCGGGCAAGGGCAAGCTGAAGAACATCGTTCACGGCATCAACCACGGCGAAATCACCGCAGACGACAAGATCGTTTCGGCGGCATCCTGCACCACCAACGCCATCGTGCCGGTGCTCAAGGCTGTCAACGACAAGTTCGGCATCGTCAATGGTCACGTTGAAACGGTTCACTCGTACACCAACGACCAGAACCTGATCGACAACTTCCACAAGGGCGACCGCCGTGGTCGTAGCGCTGCGCTGAACATGGTGATCACCGAGACCGGTGCTGCTACCGCTGCTGCCAAGGCATTGCCTGAGCTGGCCGGCAAGCTGACCGGTAACGCGATCCGTGTGCCGACGCCGAACGTGTCGATGGCCATCCTCAACCTGAACCTTGAGAAGCCGGCTACCCGTGAAGAAATGAACGAGTACCTGCGTCACATGGCGCTGCACTCCGATCTGCACAAGCAAATCGACTTCGTCAGCTCCCAGGAAGTGGTGTCCACTGACTTCGTGGGTTCGCGTCACGCCGGTGTGGTGGATGCTGAAGCGACGATCTGCAATGACAACCGCGTTGTGCTGTACGTGTGGTACGACAACGAATTCGGTTACAGCTGCCAGGTAGTACGCGTGATGGAAGACATGGCCGGGGTCAACCCGCCAGCGTTCCCGCGCTAA
- the mfd gene encoding transcription-repair coupling factor, producing the protein MPVLRLPKLPATAGKQHWSNLPGAALSLAIAEAASAARRFTLLLTADSQSAERLEQELRFFAPDLPVLHFPDWETLPYDLFSPHQDIISQRIASLYRLPELSHGVLVVPVTTALHRLAPTKFLLGSSLVLDIGQKLDVEQMRTRLEASGYRCVDTVYEHGEFAVRGALIDLFPMGSKLPYRIDLFDDEIETLRTFDPETQRSIDKVESVRLLPAREFPLQKDAVTRFKARFRERFDVDFRRCPIFQDLSSGITPAGIEYYLPLFFDETSTLFDYLPADTQVFSLPGIEQAAENFWSDVRNRYEERRIDPSRPLLPPAELFLPVEDCFARLKNWPRVVASQDDIDTGSSRERFPAQPLPNLAIEAKANQPLAALSGFLEQFDGRVLFTAESAGRREVLLELLERLKLRPKTVDSWPDFVASKHRLAITIAPLDEGLLLEDPALALIAESPLFGQRVMQRRRREKRADANNDAVIKNLTELREGAPVVHIDHGVGRYQGLATLEVDNQVAEFLTLEYAEGAKLYVPVANLHLIARYTGSDDELAPLHRLGSETWQKAKRKAAEQVRDVAAELLDIYARRAAREGYAFADPKADYATFSAGFPFEETPDQQTTIEAVRADMLSPKPMDRLVCGDVGFGKTEVAMRAAFIAVHGGRQVAILVPTTLLAQQHYNSFRDRFADWPVTVEVMSRFKSAKEINQAVADLAEGKIDIVIGTHKLLQDDVKIKNLGLVIIDEEHRFGVRQKEQLKALRSEVDILTLTATPIPRTLNMAVSGMRDLSIIATPPARRLSVRTFVMEQNKSTVKEALLRELLRGGQVYYLHNDVKTIEKCAAELAELVPEARIGIGHGQMRERELEQVMSDFYHKRFNVLIASTIIETGIDVPSANTIIIERADKFGLAQLHQLRGRVGRSHHQAYAYLLTPPRQQITGDAQKRLEAIANTQDLGAGFVLATNDLEIRGAGELLGDGQSGQIQAVGFTLYMEMLERAVKSIRKGEQPNLDQPLGGGPEINLRVPALIPESYLPDVHARLILYKRIASATDEEGLKDLQVEMIDRFGLLPEPTKNLVRITLLKLQAEQLGIKKVDAGPQGGRIEFAADTPVDPMVLIKLIQGQPNRYKFEGATLFKFMVPMERPEERFNTIEALFERLTPKSS; encoded by the coding sequence GTGCCCGTCCTGCGTCTACCGAAACTCCCTGCCACGGCAGGTAAACAGCACTGGAGCAATCTGCCCGGTGCCGCCCTGAGCCTCGCGATTGCCGAGGCTGCCAGCGCCGCCAGGCGCTTCACCCTGCTCCTGACCGCTGACAGCCAAAGCGCCGAGCGTCTTGAGCAGGAACTGAGATTCTTTGCCCCTGACTTGCCGGTACTGCATTTTCCCGACTGGGAAACCCTGCCTTACGATCTGTTCTCGCCGCACCAGGACATCATCTCCCAGCGTATCGCCAGCCTGTACCGGCTGCCGGAACTGAGTCATGGTGTTTTGGTAGTGCCGGTGACCACCGCCCTACATCGCCTGGCCCCGACCAAGTTCCTGCTCGGCAGCAGCCTGGTGCTGGACATCGGCCAGAAGCTGGATGTGGAGCAAATGCGTACCCGGCTTGAGGCCAGTGGCTATCGCTGCGTCGATACGGTGTATGAACATGGCGAGTTCGCCGTGCGCGGCGCGTTGATCGACCTGTTCCCGATGGGCAGCAAACTGCCTTACCGGATCGACCTGTTCGACGACGAAATCGAGACCCTGCGCACCTTCGACCCCGAGACCCAGCGCTCGATCGACAAGGTTGAGTCGGTGCGCCTGCTGCCGGCACGTGAGTTCCCGCTGCAAAAAGACGCGGTGACCCGGTTCAAGGCGCGCTTTCGCGAGCGTTTTGATGTCGACTTCCGTCGCTGCCCGATCTTTCAGGACTTGAGCAGCGGCATTACCCCCGCGGGTATCGAGTACTACCTGCCGCTGTTTTTCGATGAAACCTCGACCCTGTTCGACTATTTGCCGGCTGACACGCAAGTATTCTCGCTGCCAGGCATCGAGCAGGCCGCCGAGAATTTCTGGTCTGACGTACGTAACCGCTACGAAGAGCGCCGTATCGATCCGTCGCGACCACTGTTACCGCCTGCCGAGCTGTTCCTGCCGGTTGAAGACTGCTTCGCCCGCCTGAAAAACTGGCCGCGGGTGGTCGCCAGCCAGGATGACATCGACACCGGCAGCAGCCGTGAACGCTTCCCGGCGCAACCGCTGCCCAACCTGGCCATCGAAGCCAAGGCCAACCAGCCATTGGCGGCTTTGTCCGGTTTCCTTGAGCAGTTTGATGGCCGCGTGCTGTTTACCGCCGAATCGGCCGGTCGCCGCGAAGTACTGCTCGAACTGCTGGAACGCTTGAAGCTGCGCCCCAAAACAGTCGACAGCTGGCCGGACTTCGTCGCCAGCAAACACCGCCTGGCGATTACTATCGCCCCGCTGGATGAAGGCCTGCTGCTGGAGGATCCAGCGCTGGCGCTGATCGCCGAAAGCCCGTTGTTCGGCCAGCGCGTGATGCAGCGCCGGCGCCGGGAAAAACGCGCCGATGCCAACAACGATGCGGTGATCAAGAACCTCACCGAGTTGCGCGAAGGCGCACCCGTTGTGCATATCGACCACGGCGTAGGTCGCTATCAGGGCCTGGCCACACTTGAAGTCGACAATCAGGTGGCCGAGTTCCTGACCCTGGAATACGCCGAAGGCGCCAAGCTCTATGTGCCGGTGGCCAACCTGCACCTGATCGCCCGCTATACCGGCAGCGATGATGAACTGGCGCCGCTGCACCGCCTGGGCTCGGAAACCTGGCAAAAGGCCAAGCGCAAGGCCGCCGAACAAGTGCGTGACGTGGCTGCCGAGCTGCTCGACATCTACGCTCGTCGTGCAGCCCGCGAAGGTTATGCATTTGCCGATCCGAAAGCGGATTACGCAACGTTCAGTGCCGGCTTCCCGTTTGAAGAAACCCCGGACCAGCAAACCACCATCGAAGCCGTACGCGCCGACATGCTGTCGCCCAAGCCCATGGATCGTCTGGTGTGTGGCGACGTGGGCTTCGGCAAGACCGAAGTGGCCATGCGCGCGGCCTTTATTGCGGTGCATGGCGGCCGTCAGGTGGCCATTTTGGTACCCACCACCCTGCTCGCCCAGCAGCACTACAACAGCTTCCGCGACCGTTTTGCCGACTGGCCGGTAACGGTCGAGGTGATGAGCCGCTTCAAGTCGGCCAAAGAGATCAACCAGGCAGTCGCCGACCTGGCCGAAGGCAAGATCGATATCGTCATCGGCACCCATAAGCTGCTGCAGGACGATGTCAAAATCAAAAACCTGGGCCTGGTGATCATCGACGAAGAACACCGCTTCGGCGTGCGCCAGAAAGAACAGCTCAAGGCCTTGCGCAGTGAAGTCGACATCCTGACCCTCACCGCCACGCCGATCCCGCGTACGCTGAACATGGCCGTGTCAGGCATGCGCGACCTGTCGATCATCGCCACGCCGCCGGCGCGCCGGCTGTCGGTGCGCACCTTCGTCATGGAACAGAACAAAAGCACCGTCAAAGAGGCGTTGCTGCGTGAGTTGCTGCGCGGCGGGCAGGTCTACTACCTGCACAACGACGTTAAAACCATCGAGAAATGTGCGGCCGAACTGGCCGAGCTGGTGCCTGAAGCACGGATCGGCATCGGCCACGGGCAAATGCGCGAACGCGAACTCGAACAGGTGATGAGTGACTTCTATCACAAGCGCTTCAACGTCCTGATCGCCTCGACCATCATCGAGACCGGGATCGACGTGCCGAGCGCCAACACCATCATCATCGAGCGCGCCGACAAGTTCGGCCTGGCACAGTTGCACCAGTTGCGCGGCCGCGTCGGACGCAGTCACCACCAGGCCTATGCCTACCTGCTGACGCCACCGCGCCAGCAGATTACCGGGGACGCGCAAAAACGCCTGGAAGCCATCGCCAACACCCAGGACCTGGGTGCCGGCTTTGTCCTGGCCACCAACGACCTTGAAATCCGTGGCGCGGGCGAGTTACTGGGGGATGGTCAAAGCGGCCAGATTCAGGCGGTTGGTTTTACCCTGTACATGGAAATGCTCGAACGTGCGGTCAAGTCGATCCGCAAGGGCGAGCAACCCAACCTCGACCAGCCGCTGGGCGGCGGCCCGGAAATCAACCTGCGAGTACCTGCGCTGATTCCCGAGTCGTATCTGCCGGATGTGCATGCGCGACTGATCCTCTACAAGCGTATTGCCTCGGCAACCGATGAAGAGGGCCTCAAGGACTTGCAGGTCGAGATGATCGACCGCTTCGGCCTGCTCCCCGAGCCGACCAAGAACCTGGTACGCATCACCCTGCTCAAATTGCAGGCCGAGCAACTAGGCATCAAAAAAGTCGACGCCGGCCCGCAGGGCGGGCGCATCGAGTTTGCCGCCGACACCCCGGTTGACCCGATGGTGCTGATCAAATTGATCCAGGGCCAACCCAACCGCTACAAATTCGAAGGCGCGACCCTGTTCAAATTCATGGTACCCATGGAACGCCCGGAAGAACGCTTCAATACCATTGAAGCGCTGTTCGAGCGCCTGACGCCGAAGTCTTCCTGA
- a CDS encoding MFS transporter: MASSTGKGKAIFRVVSGNFLEMFDFMVFGFYATAIAKTFFPTDSAFASLMLALATFGAGFLARPLGAIFLGAYIDRHGRRKGLIITLALMAMGTVLIACVPGYATLGVAAPLLVLLGRLLQGFSAGVELGGVSVYLAEIATPGRKGFFVSWQSASQQAAVVFAGLLGVGLNHWLSPEEMGEWGWRIPFLLGCMIVPVIFVIRRSMEETPEFEARKHHPTLREILRSVGQNFGLVLGGMALVVMTTVSFYLITAYTPTFGKAELHLSDFDALLVTMCIGLSNFFWLPVMGSLSDKIGRKPLLLGATILAILTAYPALSWLVANPSFSHLLIVELWLSFLYGSYNGAMVVALTEIMPVEVRTTGFSLAYSLATATFGGFTPAACTYLIHALDNKAAPGLWLTGAAILGLIATVVLFRGNQHQLRTAQSAVAGNA, translated from the coding sequence ATGGCCTCCAGTACGGGCAAAGGCAAGGCGATTTTTCGCGTTGTCAGCGGTAACTTCCTAGAGATGTTCGACTTTATGGTCTTTGGCTTTTACGCCACGGCCATTGCCAAAACCTTCTTCCCAACCGATAGCGCTTTTGCCTCACTGATGCTCGCCCTGGCCACCTTCGGTGCCGGTTTTCTCGCGCGCCCGCTGGGTGCGATTTTTCTCGGTGCCTATATTGACCGCCACGGCCGTCGCAAGGGCCTGATCATTACCCTGGCCCTGATGGCCATGGGTACCGTACTCATCGCCTGCGTGCCGGGCTACGCCACCCTGGGTGTTGCCGCACCCCTGCTGGTGTTGCTCGGGCGCTTGCTGCAAGGTTTTTCGGCAGGCGTGGAACTGGGCGGGGTGTCGGTGTACCTGGCAGAAATCGCCACACCGGGGCGCAAGGGTTTCTTCGTCAGCTGGCAGTCGGCTAGCCAGCAGGCTGCCGTGGTGTTCGCAGGCTTGCTGGGGGTTGGTCTCAACCATTGGCTAAGCCCTGAAGAAATGGGTGAATGGGGCTGGCGGATTCCGTTTCTGCTGGGTTGCATGATTGTGCCGGTGATCTTTGTGATCCGCCGCTCGATGGAAGAAACTCCTGAGTTCGAAGCCCGCAAACATCACCCTACCCTGCGTGAAATCCTTCGCTCAGTCGGTCAGAACTTTGGCTTGGTGCTGGGTGGCATGGCCCTGGTGGTGATGACCACCGTGTCGTTCTATCTGATCACTGCCTATACCCCGACCTTCGGCAAGGCCGAGCTGCATCTGTCGGACTTCGATGCCTTGCTGGTCACAATGTGCATTGGCCTGTCGAACTTTTTCTGGCTGCCGGTCATGGGCTCGCTGTCGGACAAGATCGGGCGTAAACCGCTGCTGCTGGGTGCGACCATCCTGGCGATCCTGACCGCCTACCCGGCGTTGTCCTGGCTGGTGGCCAACCCGAGCTTCAGTCATCTGCTGATTGTCGAACTGTGGCTGTCGTTCCTGTATGGCTCGTACAACGGCGCGATGGTGGTTGCCCTGACCGAAATCATGCCAGTTGAAGTGCGCACCACCGGTTTCTCCCTGGCCTACAGCCTGGCGACCGCCACTTTCGGTGGCTTTACTCCGGCGGCTTGCACTTACCTGATTCATGCCCTGGACAACAAGGCCGCCCCCGGTCTGTGGCTGACCGGGGCGGCGATACTGGGCCTGATTGCGACCGTGGTGTTGTTCCGTGGCAATCAGCATCAGTTGCGTACGGCGCAATCGGCGGTGGCGGGTAATGCCTGA
- the sthA gene encoding Si-specific NAD(P)(+) transhydrogenase codes for MAVYNYDVVVLGSGPAGEGAAMNAAKAGRKVAMVDSRRQVGGNCTHLGTIPSKALRHSVRQIMQFNTNPMFRAIGEPRWFSFPDVLKSAEKVISKQVASRTGYYARNRVDLFFGTGSFTDEQTIEVVCTNGVVETLMAKQIIIATGSRPYRPADIDFTHSRIYDSDTILSLGHTPRKLIVYGAGVIGCEYASIFSGLGVLIELVDNREQLLSFLDSEISQALSYHFSNNNITVRHNEEYERVEGVENGVILHLKSGKKIKADALLWCNGRTGNTDLLGLENIGIKANGRGQITVDENYRTTVPNIFAAGDVIGWPSLASAAHDQGRSAAGSIVDNGSWRFVNDVPTGIYTIPEISSIGKNEQELTQAKVPYEVGKAFFKSMARAQIAGEPQGMLKILFHRETLEVLGVHCFGYQASEIVHIGQAIMNQPGELNTLKYFVNTTFNYPTMAEAYRVAAYDGLNRLF; via the coding sequence ATGGCTGTCTACAACTACGACGTAGTGGTACTGGGTTCTGGCCCGGCAGGAGAAGGTGCGGCAATGAACGCCGCAAAAGCAGGGCGCAAGGTGGCAATGGTGGATAGCCGGCGTCAGGTTGGCGGCAACTGCACGCACTTGGGCACGATCCCGTCCAAAGCCTTGCGTCACTCGGTTCGCCAGATCATGCAGTTCAACACCAATCCGATGTTTCGGGCCATTGGTGAGCCGCGCTGGTTCTCGTTCCCGGACGTACTGAAAAGTGCCGAGAAGGTTATTTCCAAGCAAGTGGCTTCGCGCACCGGTTACTACGCACGTAATCGCGTCGACCTGTTCTTCGGCACCGGCAGCTTCACCGACGAGCAAACCATCGAAGTGGTGTGCACCAACGGCGTTGTCGAAACCCTGATGGCCAAGCAAATCATTATCGCCACCGGCTCGCGTCCTTATCGCCCGGCTGATATCGATTTCACTCACTCGCGTATCTACGATAGCGACACCATCCTCAGTCTGGGCCACACCCCGCGTAAGCTGATTGTTTACGGGGCAGGCGTGATCGGCTGCGAATACGCGTCGATCTTCAGTGGTCTGGGGGTGTTGATTGAGCTGGTGGATAACCGCGAGCAACTGTTGAGCTTCCTCGATTCCGAGATCTCGCAAGCGCTGAGCTACCACTTCAGCAACAACAACATCACCGTACGCCACAACGAAGAGTACGAGCGGGTAGAAGGCGTCGAAAACGGCGTGATCCTGCATCTCAAGTCCGGCAAGAAGATCAAGGCCGACGCCTTGCTCTGGTGCAATGGCCGTACCGGCAACACCGATCTGCTGGGTCTGGAAAACATCGGCATCAAGGCCAATGGCCGTGGCCAGATCACGGTTGATGAAAACTACCGCACCACCGTGCCGAACATTTTTGCCGCAGGTGATGTAATCGGCTGGCCAAGCCTGGCCAGTGCCGCCCACGACCAGGGGCGTTCGGCAGCGGGCAGCATCGTTGATAACGGCAGCTGGCGCTTCGTCAATGACGTGCCGACCGGCATCTACACCATTCCGGAGATCAGCTCGATCGGCAAGAACGAGCAGGAGTTGACCCAGGCCAAGGTGCCGTACGAAGTGGGCAAGGCGTTTTTCAAGAGCATGGCGCGTGCACAGATTGCCGGCGAGCCGCAGGGCATGCTGAAAATCCTGTTCCACCGTGAAACCCTTGAAGTGCTGGGCGTTCACTGCTTCGGTTATCAGGCATCAGAGATCGTGCACATCGGCCAGGCGATCATGAACCAGCCGGGCGAGCTCAATACCCTGAAGTACTTCGTCAACACCACGTTCAACTACCCGACCATGGCCGAAGCCTATCGGGTAGCGGCCTACGATGGCCTCAACCGGCTTTTTTGA
- a CDS encoding PilZ domain-containing protein, translating to MSTLDEADRREYYRIEDMIALEITPLSALEAASSEVLQDESPLFNLLSELHLSEFESQHLLRQISERDRTLSSYLKTLNKRVELLSQIVAQTVLGQIGELQPVMLSEGGIEFHHPHPCPAGSHLSVKLVLMPQALGLLLRARVVDCQAHAGDYRINTEFESLTDTQRQLLARYILQKQAQARRLAREQQTSAPE from the coding sequence ATGTCGACATTAGATGAAGCAGATCGCCGCGAATACTACCGTATCGAGGATATGATCGCACTGGAAATAACCCCGCTGTCGGCCCTCGAAGCCGCGAGCAGTGAAGTGTTGCAGGATGAGTCACCGCTGTTCAATTTGCTCAGCGAATTGCACCTGAGCGAATTCGAGTCCCAGCACTTGCTGCGCCAGATCAGCGAACGCGACCGCACCCTTTCCAGCTATCTGAAAACCCTGAACAAACGTGTCGAACTGCTGAGCCAGATCGTTGCGCAAACGGTGCTGGGCCAGATCGGTGAACTGCAGCCGGTCATGCTGTCCGAAGGCGGTATCGAGTTCCATCACCCGCACCCCTGCCCGGCGGGCAGCCACCTTTCAGTCAAGCTGGTATTGATGCCCCAGGCCCTGGGCCTGTTGCTGCGTGCCCGCGTGGTCGATTGCCAGGCGCACGCTGGCGACTACCGCATCAACACCGAATTTGAATCCCTCACCGATACGCAGCGCCAGTTGCTGGCGCGCTACATTTTGCAAAAACAGGCACAGGCGCGCCGCCTGGCCCGCGAACAACAAACATCCGCGCCCGAGTAA